In Chitinophaga oryzae, the sequence GTACCGGGACTTTTGGCGACGGCGCTGATGGCGGTGATCAGTGTTATGCTGCCACCGGAGCGCATATAGGGCAATGCAGCCTGTAAGGTTTGTAGCTGCGGCCAGAACTTACCTTCAAAACCGGCGCGCAGGTCATCGAGGGAGAGGTCTTTGAACATACCGGCGCCTTTAGCGCCGCTCAGGGCGATGACCAAATGATCGATATTACCTTGTGCAGCGAAAAAGTGGTCCAGCGCAGGCCGGTCGTTACCATCCAGTGCGGCGGTACCCGCCACCGGTACCGATTGAGCAGCCTCCTGCAGGCGTTCGGCCGAACGGCCGGTAATAGTGACATGAGCGTTTTCTGCGGTGAGTAAAGCAGCTGTAGCCAATCCGATGCCGGACGAACCACCGGCAATGACTATACGGGAATTTTCAAATGAAGCCATAAATGCGTTTCTTTTATGCTGTAAAATTGGCGCATAAAAGGCGGGGAGTTGTTAACCCGATACTGCATTAAATTAACCGGATACTGCATTTTTCCGGAAAGCCAGCGGCGTAACGCCCGTCTTCTCTTTAAAGAAACGGTTAAAGCCCGCAGGGTCGCTGAACTGCAGCTGATCCGAGATACCAGCGATGGTGGTATCGGTGTAACGCAGGGCCGCTTTGGCCTCCCGCACCAGCATATCTGCAATGGCTTCAGAGGCGGTGTGACCGGTATGCTCGCGGATGGCCCTGTTCAGATGGTTGGGCGTTACGCCAAGCATGGCTGCGTAGTCTGCCACTTTTCTTTTGGTGAGAAAATGTTCGCTGACCAGTTTCTTATAACGCGGCACCAGCCAGGCGGGCTTATCGTTCTTCTCTGCCAGATCGAAGCCCTGCCGCAGATAGGCGCGCTTCAGCTCCAGCAGCATCAGATACAGGTACATACGTATCGCTTTATCATGGCCGGGCTGGTGCCTTTGCAGTTCTGCATTCATCCGTTGTGCGAAGTCCACTGTAATGTCCAGTTCGGCAGGCGTCAACTGCATAAACGGCACGCCGGCAAAAGCGAAGAAGGGAAACTCTTCGGGAATACGGTCGGGGGCAATTATATCTTCCAGAAAACCGGGCTCAAACAGCAGATAATAACCAAATGCATCATCGCTCAGGCCCCGCTTACTAAAGATCTGTCCCGGGAAAGTAAAGCTGATGGTGCCAATGCCGTGTGTAAAATCTTCCAGCCCCAGTTGTATTTCCGTGATGCCGCGCACAGAGATGCTGATGCGGTAATAATCCGATTTCAGCGGTCCCATCTGTGCGCGCACCCCTTCACTGGAATACAGTTCAAAACCTTTTATCCGTGCGGCAGCAGCAAGATTATTGTATCCAAACGCAGAAGCATCGCCGGGCAGGCGGTGCAGCTGCCGGGAAGCTTCCAGTCCGTATTGCGGAATTTCCTTGTGAGATGAACGGGCAGGCATGTTGCTGTTTATTTATACAATGACCGGATGATATTATCTATGGGCTCCTCTTTATTCCGGGCGGCCAGCATCTTTTCCCGCTGCTTCACCAGGCGGTCGAAACCTTCTTCCACGTCTGCCAGCGCCGCCTTTCCGTACCGTTCTGCGAGCATGTCGTCAATTTTACGCTGTTTGCCTTCTGCCAGCAGCGGGCGGGTGCGGCTATGCACCTGCCCCATAATGCGGATGAGCGCCTGCTTGTCTTCTTCTTCCACATCGTGGTACAGGATGTAGGAGACTTTGAACAGGCTGCTGCCGATTTTGCGCAGCAGGGTATTGCCTTTGTCGGTGATGCTGATCAGCTTCGCCCGCTTATCGGCCGGGTCATTCTTCTCCGTGATCAGCGCCTTCTTTTTCATCCTGTTCAGAATGTCGATACCGGTGGATTGCTCCATCATACAGAGACTGATAATATCCGTTTTCCTTGCTTCTTTTTTGTATTTGATGATGTTGAGCAGGTAAAACCACTCCAGTTCGATGTCCGGCCATTCTTTCATCATGATTTTAGCGTAGATGGTGTGCATACCGCTCATTCTGCCGACCAGTTCGGAGATGAGGCCGTCCATGTCCGGCGGCGGTTCAGTGGTCTTCTCCTTCTTCTTTTTTGCCTGCTTCCGCATATAATGTGCGCAAAAGTCCGCCACCGCAGGCTTGTCAGCCTGACCGGCATATGCTTCCCATGCTGTGATCAGTTCCACTAAAGGCGTCATCTTTAGAAAGATTTTATTAAAAAAGTACGTATTTTAAAATAAAACGATTTCGTTATAATTAAAAACGATTTCGTTGTTTTTATCGGAATTTTGTGCTTTCTTTGTAAAGATAAAGAACGGAACCGTAATAAATAGTTTATGCAGGCACCACTTGAACAACTGATGACCGACAGCCAGGCGGAGCCGGCACGGGCCAGCCAGGCGCTTGGCGATCTGGCGGCATTGCTGGAGCGGCATGCTTTGAACAGGTATGAAGATCCCGCCGGCGCGGAGCAGCTGGTCCACCGGCCCGATCTGGCAGCCCTCCGGCTGGAACCGGCAGAGATGACCGCGCTCAAACATTTTCTGTTTTTTATGCTGATGAATTATCCCGACAGGGCTGCCGCGGTGGCACATTGTCTGAAGAAATGTTACGATCCGGCACTGGCTACCGGTCTGTGTCAGGCGATCGCCGTTTACTGGCAACAGGACGACGACGCTACTGTAGCGCTGACCGACGCCATCACTTATTCACAGGGCTACGATCAGTTCAGCGACACGGTGCTCAGCTGGTTCAAAAAACTGGCGACGGAAGGGCTGCCGGAGACCCGCAGGAACATGACGCAAAAATTCGCTTATTACCGTAAATTCTACGATGCACAACTTTAGTATTCTCGCGGTGGTCATCAGCCTGGCAGAGTTGCCGGCGCTGCTCCTGGCCGATTTATTAACGGAAACGGCACAACTGCTGCAGGAGCTGCTGTCAGCCTTCACGCCGCTGCCGGAAAAGTAAAGACGAAAAATACAACGGGCCCGTTGTAACCGTTTCATCATCTTGAAAGCCCTGTAAAACAGTGCTCTTCCATCTCCCTACAATAAATACCGGAACAAGGATGCTCCGTTTAACGGCGAGGTGGCCCACGGCAGGCACATTACTGCCAGGCGGCCAGCAGGCAGAGTACACACAGCACTATACACAACGGTGTGAAATAACGCATGTCCCTGCGGCCAAAGGGCGTTGTTTTTACCTTGCGGAAGAGGCCCACGTATTTAAAGTCGCCGATCGCCCGCAACGCAAAGACAGCGGCGACACCACGGGTAGTCCACATGATCAGGCGACGGCTTACCCATGCATCAAAAGCGCCGGTATTACCGATCGCCGCCAACGCAAAAAACAGCAACCCCAACGCTACGATAAAAGTGCCGCCCGCACCGGGCGTTAACATAAGTTCTCCGGCGGCATTGACCGGCAGGGCCTCACCCATACCCCGGCGGCCGCCGAAAGCCCAGTAAAAATGTATAGCGGAAAGAACAACCAGGATAGTGGCCGCCACCACAGCAGGTAGTAACATACGACAAGATTATACCACAAATGTAGGTACTGCCGGCACACGCCCGCCTGATAATTATCAGGATATTTTATTTTGTCAGCAGGTAATGCACCAGACCATAACAGAGGCTCATACCGATCAGGTAAACTACGTTTAGCCGGTAGCGTATCAGCAGGAAGAGCGACAACAGCATCCAGCCCAAAGCCGGATAATCCAGGTTCGCAAGGGCTACCCCGCCGGGAAACAACACATCCTTTCCCAGGAAAATGGTGAGGTTCAGGATAACACCGGTCACCGCGGCGGTGACAAAGCCCAGCACTCCGGCGATCGACTTATTCTCCTGCGTTTTCCCGATCAGCGGCGCACCGGCGAAAATAAACAGGAAGCAGGGCAGAAAAGTATAAAACGTGGTAGTGAGCAGTCCGAGAGTACCCATCCACAACGACCCGCCAAAATGATTATAACCGGCCATAAAGCCCACATAAGAGAGCACGATGATCAGCGGCCCCGGCGTCGTCTCCGCCAACGCAAAACCGTCGATCATCTGCATATTGCTCAACCAGTTGAGCTTGCCCACGCTAAACTGCGCCACATACGGCAATACCGTATAAGACCCGCCCACCGTCACCAACGCCGTCTGCGTGAAAAACAGCACCATGCCTTTCCAGAAGCGGAAATCTTCCGCCAGCAGGAAAAACAGGGCAAAAGGCAATACCCACAACAACAGGGCGACGCCTATCTGTTTACCCAGCTGTAGCAACACATTACCGGCCGCCGGCGTTTTCGTATATTTGTTGAGGTAATACCCCTGCTCTTCCGCCGCCATCGCCTCTTCGTGATGTATATCCCGCTCTACCAGCGAAGGCCACAGATACCGCAGCAGCAGCGCCATTCCGATAGTGCCAGCGATGATTGCCAGCAGGGACAGGTTGAACCAGAATATGCACACAAAAGCCACCGCAGCCAGCACATAATGCAACGGCGTATGCAGCGCTTTCTGTCCCACCCTGATCATCGCCAGGATAATAATAGCCACCACCGCCGGCTTCAACCCGTTGAACATCGCATATATCCAGGGCACATTCCCATACAATACATACATCATACTTAAACCCAACAGGATAAACATAGACGGCAGCACAAACAGGATACCCGCAGCCAGCCCGCCTTTTTTGCCATGCAACTGCCAGCCCACATAAGTGGCCAGCTGCTGCGCCTCCGGACCGGGTAATATCATACAATGATTAAGGGCATGCAGAAAGCGGCTGTTACTGATCCACTTCTTGCGGTCTACCAGGTATTCATGCATAATCGCAATATGGCCCGCCGTACCGCCAAAACTGATCCATCCCAGTTTAAACCAGAACTTCAGCGCCTCCCTGAAAGAAGGCCGCTGCTGATGATTGTTCACATTCATATCTCTTGCATCGTTTTTCAAAACCGTACCCCAAAAAACACCCTGCACCTGCTGTTGAAACAGATGGCTTAAAAAACAACTATATATTATCAGATTATATTGAAAATCATGCTGTTACAGACTGCCACACATGGCTTTTTGAGAAGCCGTAAAGATACAAAATACCCACCCCTTATGCAACCTTCAATCCCCCTTTTTTCGTTAATTTGCGGCCACAAATTCAACATTGTCATTTAAATTAACCCTCATGGATAAACGCCTGGAGACGATTGTCAGTGATATCACCACCGCAGTAAGCCAATTGCTGCAAAAAATGGACGAAAAAACAGATTCCGCCAATATTGTACGCCGTACTACCTTACAGGCAGGCGTACACGATTATGTCCGCTTTTTCTACTACAACGGACAAGTGCATTGTTTTATGGATGGCATGGGCGAAGACCGCCCGGACGTGGAGTATGAAGGCACCCACTTCCCCGATGCCCCGCTCACCAAAGCAGACATCGATCAAATGCTGCCACTGCTGCAGGAAAAGCTGAAGGAGCTGTACAGCTCCTACGACGATAAGCCGGTACTGGATTACGAATTCGAGGTAGATGGCAAATTCAGGATCGACGGCAAGTTCTATAAACTGCCGGTGCTGCACACCACCAGCGAGGCTAAAAAAACAAAGCTGCTGCAGGCCATCGATCAGTATCTCGCTAAAAAAATCAACGAAGGGCAATATCCCACCAAAGAGCTGGAAACATTTTTCCTTGCCAAACACCTGATCAACCCCGCCTTGTACCCGGAGACAGACGTGCCCGCCGTGATCGCCGTCTTCGAAAAGATCCGGACGCTCAATAAACACAGTAAAGATAAACTGCAACAACATCAGCATCATATCACCTACGCCCTGCGGACATGGGCCGAAGAAAAGTTCCTGCCGGCGTATTACAACATACACAAGCCTTCCTGGGGACTGCCGGAATTTACTTTAAAAAACGGCGACGAAAGGCCCGCTCCACCGGAACAGCTGCTGGACCTGCTGATATACGCGGGCGTGACCATCATCCGCTTCGAGCCCAACTACAGCCGCAGTACCGGCGTAGGCTTCATCGAAAAAGCAAAAGAACTGGGCAGCACCAAAGCCACACAGATACTGAAGACCGGCAGCGGCACCTTCAGTACTGCTGACAGCCAATACAAAGATCCAGACGTAACCTGTACGGCCAACGACGTCTTTGCCACTTTCGACATCAGCTTTAAGAATGAAACGGAAGCTGCCTACGGTAAAGCGCTGGACTTCATCTGCAACCTGCTGGAAAAA encodes:
- a CDS encoding SDR family oxidoreductase, with product MASFENSRIVIAGGSSGIGLATAALLTAENAHVTITGRSAERLQEAAQSVPVAGTAALDGNDRPALDHFFAAQGNIDHLVIALSGAKGAGMFKDLSLDDLRAGFEGKFWPQLQTLQAALPYMRSGGSITLITAISAVAKSPGTAGLAAINGSLEAMVPGLAKELQPLRINAVSPGVVDTPWWNFLPADAKADTFKAYATQLPTGKVAAATDIAEAVLFLMRNSNTTGTILRSDGGFSL
- a CDS encoding helix-turn-helix domain-containing protein, with the protein product MPARSSHKEIPQYGLEASRQLHRLPGDASAFGYNNLAAAARIKGFELYSSEGVRAQMGPLKSDYYRISISVRGITEIQLGLEDFTHGIGTISFTFPGQIFSKRGLSDDAFGYYLLFEPGFLEDIIAPDRIPEEFPFFAFAGVPFMQLTPAELDITVDFAQRMNAELQRHQPGHDKAIRMYLYLMLLELKRAYLRQGFDLAEKNDKPAWLVPRYKKLVSEHFLTKRKVADYAAMLGVTPNHLNRAIREHTGHTASEAIADMLVREAKAALRYTDTTIAGISDQLQFSDPAGFNRFFKEKTGVTPLAFRKNAVSG
- a CDS encoding MarR family winged helix-turn-helix transcriptional regulator, translated to MTPLVELITAWEAYAGQADKPAVADFCAHYMRKQAKKKKEKTTEPPPDMDGLISELVGRMSGMHTIYAKIMMKEWPDIELEWFYLLNIIKYKKEARKTDIISLCMMEQSTGIDILNRMKKKALITEKNDPADKRAKLISITDKGNTLLRKIGSSLFKVSYILYHDVEEEDKQALIRIMGQVHSRTRPLLAEGKQRKIDDMLAERYGKAALADVEEGFDRLVKQREKMLAARNKEEPIDNIIRSLYK
- a CDS encoding DUF3995 domain-containing protein; amino-acid sequence: MLLPAVVAATILVVLSAIHFYWAFGGRRGMGEALPVNAAGELMLTPGAGGTFIVALGLLFFALAAIGNTGAFDAWVSRRLIMWTTRGVAAVFALRAIGDFKYVGLFRKVKTTPFGRRDMRYFTPLCIVLCVLCLLAAWQ
- the chrA gene encoding chromate efflux transporter, coding for MNVNNHQQRPSFREALKFWFKLGWISFGGTAGHIAIMHEYLVDRKKWISNSRFLHALNHCMILPGPEAQQLATYVGWQLHGKKGGLAAGILFVLPSMFILLGLSMMYVLYGNVPWIYAMFNGLKPAVVAIIILAMIRVGQKALHTPLHYVLAAVAFVCIFWFNLSLLAIIAGTIGMALLLRYLWPSLVERDIHHEEAMAAEEQGYYLNKYTKTPAAGNVLLQLGKQIGVALLLWVLPFALFFLLAEDFRFWKGMVLFFTQTALVTVGGSYTVLPYVAQFSVGKLNWLSNMQMIDGFALAETTPGPLIIVLSYVGFMAGYNHFGGSLWMGTLGLLTTTFYTFLPCFLFIFAGAPLIGKTQENKSIAGVLGFVTAAVTGVILNLTIFLGKDVLFPGGVALANLDYPALGWMLLSLFLLIRYRLNVVYLIGMSLCYGLVHYLLTK
- a CDS encoding DUF6138 family protein; its protein translation is MDKRLETIVSDITTAVSQLLQKMDEKTDSANIVRRTTLQAGVHDYVRFFYYNGQVHCFMDGMGEDRPDVEYEGTHFPDAPLTKADIDQMLPLLQEKLKELYSSYDDKPVLDYEFEVDGKFRIDGKFYKLPVLHTTSEAKKTKLLQAIDQYLAKKINEGQYPTKELETFFLAKHLINPALYPETDVPAVIAVFEKIRTLNKHSKDKLQQHQHHITYALRTWAEEKFLPAYYNIHKPSWGLPEFTLKNGDERPAPPEQLLDLLIYAGVTIIRFEPNYSRSTGVGFIEKAKELGSTKATQILKTGSGTFSTADSQYKDPDVTCTANDVFATFDISFKNETEAAYGKALDFICNLLEKDFPPSYEIKCKSKTKNLLPVKGLGKSGTQRFFANALQYPALYPQLQKYAQLAIRQEYEWYNDVEAEQCARPGTYAVFGLALADAQYFPLLQQYLDKVDDEHQSVQNHFLVQFIQQHGINAGTIPSIVDILRCAQDIKPIKELKALETAENMELLKNYVRSLKLESYEVEHLAWFIWKGKKKLEL